One window of the Trifolium pratense cultivar HEN17-A07 linkage group LG2, ARS_RC_1.1, whole genome shotgun sequence genome contains the following:
- the LOC123908300 gene encoding uncharacterized protein LOC123908300, producing the protein MSLQEQPMQQQQQQQQQQPVQVYPTTVTYQSPPEPDHHSSNGSFGSVFVVLAIIIIISAVACCLGRFCSRRGSGHSQKHVKQQKQQKQNNQHNSRPKEVDIEFGFDKKIAASKPMSNGHGHGGVRVQKPVSHGHHDMKSFEIKLGPPPQGKYRPGP; encoded by the coding sequence ATGTCTTTACAAGAACAACCaatgcagcagcagcaacaacagcagcaacagCAACCAGTTCAAGTCTATCCAACCACTGTCACATACCAATCACCACCTGAACCTGACCACCATTCTTCAAATGGATCATTTGGGTCAGTATTTGTTGTCTTAGccatcataataataatttctgCTGTTGCTTGTTGTCTTGGAAGGTTTTGCAGCCGTCGCGGTAGCGGTCACAGTCAGAAACATGTTAAGCAACAAAAGCAGCAGAAGCAGAACAACCAACATAACTCGCGTCCAAAAGAAGTTGATATTGAATTTGGATTCGACAAAAAAATTGCCGCTTCTAAGCCTATGAGTAATGGACATGGCCATGGAGGAGTTAGAGTTCAGAAACCAGTTTCTCATGGTCATCATGATATGAAGAGTTTTGAAATAAAGCTTGGTCCTCCTCCTCAAGGAAAGTATAGGCCAGGTCCATAA